From a single Brassica napus cultivar Da-Ae chromosome C9, Da-Ae, whole genome shotgun sequence genomic region:
- the LOC106423678 gene encoding uncharacterized protein LOC106423678, giving the protein MGETTKGDATKPSPNQISSPKDSSLDHQTPTPSPIHHHHQSFHPSPIFIATVSSPGAPIIPKRPRFISSSGLSPPQWKALPSPSTLPTAATFPSLPSPSTTVVAASSTETAASSPLEQEGINTEKQQLETDSFQHKFRKGKYVSPVWKPHEMLWLAKAWRVQYQKQETGPGSGSGEGRGKTRAEKDREVAEFLNRNGVNRDSKIAGTKWDNMLGEFRKVNEWEKGGDREKYGKSYFRLSPYERKQHRLPASFDEEVYQELALFMGPRARALSIKRCIGGAPADVTLTPPSVETLPPILHPPFMTSRDDDVDNNRITSIGRGKRLALSIAGDDHPQYPYTHNIGRGSGLFSNRSYFNPSFETIPSSSSSLKDLRRIGKIRLTWEESVNLWAEEGEVDYGRIRVSGSSFLNADELTYLDDSIVACTMESFDDGPLRGFSLDKFISGQHLKVFGRQKSTSSSAPSPSVNMANSIGRAQLPLAVPINKSISTLEFQDPSEHYLSSLRVPAANPPSLFELGRYIQEPPPENLRFPIRRDVYKDLPPGKELFFSTSTTELLDCRAITYDIISPVMFRLSPNSVISSKDSLIPLWDDCVNRMVSKFCDMVVLRKPDSSSFVENVQDQWPNVVGFVKGFGLWRGEEVEKVREGAAVPSSLLVKKILWSYDDLPYILGYHAIGFTVTFCALSRSSQDRVVCTDLYSFDVSSPSDRIKALVPCYRLASLLHLLADRCTMRHLCYNDFERISHRDFVTEITPNTVTKYYSSKRKWSVVKGIYDFLDQRVPHAEHLNSAREKELSLSFKPRGVRVKPCNVDHLIESLMCVTRALVALHDLSFMHRDMRWENVMRSAEMTTTTSDAEWFVCGFDEAAESPQLNPHRSMDEEEEEENGRQAPEMERGLHAVKVDVWGVGYMIKTCGLTNVPKMLRELQGKCLEPNQENRPTAADCFHHLLQVQSASSSSY; this is encoded by the exons ATGGGTGAGACAACAAAAGGAGATGCTACAAAACCATCACCAAATCAAATCTCCTCGCCTAAAGATTCTTCACTTGATCACCAAACTCCAACCCCATCACCCATCCACCACCATCACCAATCTTTCCACCCTTCTCCGATCTTCATCGCCACCGTCTCTTCTCCGGGAGCTCCGATCATCCCCAAACGACCACGTTTCATCTCTTCCAGTGGTCTTTCTCCACCTCAATGGAAAGCCTTGCCGTCACCTTCCACCTTACCAACTGCTGCCACATTCCCTTCATTACCGTCCCCTTCCACTACCGTTGTAGCCGCCTCTTCCACTGAAACCGCCGCATCTTCACCGCTGGAACAAGAAGGTATTAACACCGAGAAACAACAACTCGAAACGGATTCGTTTCAACATAAATTCAGAAAAGGGAAATACGTGAGCCCTGTATGGAAACCACACGAGATGCTATGGCTAGCAAAAGCTTGGAGAGTCCAGTACCAAAAACAAGAAACCGGGCCTGGTTCCGGGTCTGGCGAGGGAAGAGGGAAAACACGGGCTGAGAAAGACAGGGAAGTAGCTGAGTTCCTAAACCGAAACGGTGTAAACCGGGATTCAAAAATCGCCGGTACGAAATGGGACAACATGCTTGGTGAGTTTAGGAAAGTGAACGAGTGGGAGAAAGGAGGAGATAGAGAGAAATATGGTAAGAGTTACTTCAGGCTCTCTCCTTACGAGAGGAAACAACATCGACTTCCCGCTTCTTTCGACGAAGAAGTGTACCAAGAACTGGCTCTTTTCATGGGTCCACGTGCCAGAGCTCTGTCTATTAAACGTTGTATTGGCGGAGCTCCGGCTGACGTTACCTTAACACCTCCTTCTGTTGAGACGCTTCCTCCTATTCTTCATCCACCGTTCATGACTTCAAGAGACGATGATGTTGATAATAACCGTATCACTTCGATCG gAAGAGGGAAGAGACTAGCATTATCGATAGCTGGGGATGATCATCCTCAATATCCGTATACACACAACATTGGTAGAGGGTCAGGTTTATTCTCTAATAGGTCATACTTCAATCCTTCTTTTGAGACGattccttcttcctcttcatctttaAAAGATCTTCGTCGTATTGGGAAAATACGGTTAACCTGGGAGGAATCGGTTAACTTGTGGGCTGAAGAAGGAGAGGTTGATTATGGGAGAATTAGGGTTAGTGGGTCGAGTTTCTTGAATGCAGACGAGCTCACCTACTTGGATGATTCCATAGTGGCTTGTACAATGGAATCTTTTGACGATGGACCTCTTAGAGGATTCTCTTTGGATAAATTCATTTCTGGTCAACATCTTAAAGTCTTTGGAAGACAAAAGTCAACATCATCATCTGCTCCTTCACCTTCAG tTAATATGGCAAATTCGATTGGTCGAGCTCAGCTTCCACTCGCAGTGCCAATTAACAAAT CAATATCAACATTGGAGTTCCAAGACCCATCAGAGCATTACTTGAGTAGCTTGCGGGTCCCGGCTGCAAATCCTCCAAGCTTATTTGAGCTAGGACGGTACATTCAAGAACCGCCGCCAGAAAATCTCCGGTTTCCTATCCGGCGAGACGTCTACAAAGACTTGCCGCCGGGGAAAGAGCTCTTCTTCTCCACTTCCACAACGGAGCTTCtagattgtagagcaatcacaTATGATATCATCAGCCCCGTAATGTTCCGCTTAAGCCCTAATTCCGTCATCTCCAGCAAAGACTCGCTGATCCCTCTTTGGGACGACTGCGTTAACCGGATGGTTTCAAAGTTTTGCGATATGGTGGTTTTGCGCAAACCGGATTCGTCTTCTTTTGTTGAAAACGTTCAAGATCAGTGGCCAAACGTTGTGGGATTCGTAAAAGGATTCGGATTATGGAGAGGAGAAGAGGTCGAGAAGGTACGCGAAGGTGCAGCTGTTCCTTCTTCTCTATTGGTCAAAAAGATTCTTTGGTCGTACGACGATCTTCCTTACATTCTTGGTTACCACGCAATAGGGTTCACCGTAACCTTCTGCGCTTTGAGCCGTTCTTCGCAAGACCGAGTGGTCTGCACTGATCTTTATTCATTCGACGTCTCTTCACCGTCGGACAGAATCAAGGCCTTGGTTCCTTGTTACCGTCTCGCTTCTCTTTTACATTTGCTTGCAGATCGGTGCACTATGAGGCATTTATGTTACAACGACTTCGAGAGAATTAGTCATAGAGATTTCGTGACCGAGATAACCCCTAACACGGTGACTAAGTATTACTCAAGCAAGAGAAAATGGAGTGTAGTGAAAGGAATCTACGATTTTCTCGACCAAAGAGTTCCACACGCGGAGCATTTGAATAGTGCAAGAGAGAAGGAACTATCACTGAGTTTTAAGCCACGTGGAGTAAGAGTCAAACCATGTAATGTTGATCATCTTATCGAGTCTCTGATGTGTGTGACGAGAGCTCTTGTTGCGCTTCATGACCTTTCGTTCATGCATCGCGACATGAGATGGGAAAATGTCATGAGAAGCGCGGAAATGACGACAACCACATCGGACGCGGAATGGTTTGTTTGCGGGTTTGACGAAGCGGCTGAGTCCCCGCAGCTTAACCCGCACCGCTCTATGgacgaggaagaggaggaggagaatgGGAGGCAAGCTCCGGAGATGGAGAGAGGGTTGCATGCGGTGAAAGTGGATGTATGGGGAGTGGGTTATATGATAAAGACTTGTGGATTGACTAATGTGCCAAAGATGTTGAGAGAACTTCAAGGGAAGTGTTTGGAGCCGAACCAGGAGAACCGTCCAACCGCAGCCGATTGCTTCCACCACCTGCTTCAGGTTCAGTCTGCCAGTTCATCCTCGTATTAG